The proteins below come from a single Aegilops tauschii subsp. strangulata cultivar AL8/78 chromosome 6, Aet v6.0, whole genome shotgun sequence genomic window:
- the LOC109787309 gene encoding uncharacterized protein isoform X2 — protein sequence MMNVLSSGHPQNLRMIHHHHQHDILLLCPRRSTINAHPPSRTRRPSSGSFRRGAVVPVRAVADDGGESSSGKDDDDEEKPRKDDDEGTSSASASRRNREELERLVGAPDDDGFSGLDLATLIRKRYGRSYDVTLIRKQFMGRSLLAMNVMWKYREQRSFPLTEEEYLLRLDDVANTLRSWGAVAHVRNSLETTKDRPRIGKAVSIFIDVDSAGGGKRSDEWIYK from the exons ATGATGAATGTGCTCTCCAGCGGCCACCCCCAGAACCTGCGCATGATCCATCACCACCATCAACACGACATTTTATTATTATGTCCACGGCGGAGCACCATCAACGCACATCCTCCTAGCCGCACGAGGAGGCCATCTTCAGGCTCCTTCCGCCGCGGCGCCGTCGTCCCGGTCAGGGCCGTCGCCGACGACGGCGGCGAATCCAGCAGCGGCaaagacgacgacgacgaagagaaGCCAAGAAAAGACGACGACGAG GGCAcgtcgtcggcgtcggcgtcgaggCGGAACCGGGAGGAGTTGGAGCGGCTGGTGGGGGCGCCGGACGACGACGGCTTCAGCGGGCTCGACCTGGCCACGCTCATCCGGAAGCGCTACGGCCGGAGCTACGACGTGACGCTCATCCGGAAGCAGTTCATGGGGCGGAGCCTGCTGGCGATGAACGTGATGTGGAAGTACCGGGAGCAGCGGTCCTTCCCGCTGACGGAGGAGGAGTACCTGCTCCGCCTCGACGACGTGGCCAACACGCTCCGCTCCTGGGGCGCCGTCGCCCACGTCCGCAACTCGCTCGAGACCACCAAGGACCGCCCCCGCATCGGCAAGGCCGTCAGCATCTTCATCGACGTCGACTCCGCCGGCGGCGGCAAGCGCTCCGACGAGTGGATCTACAAATGA
- the LOC109787309 gene encoding uncharacterized protein isoform X1 has translation MEIFRPDKSIHPSIHLGVVRSSRRDRSSSMMNVLSSGHPQNLRMIHHHHQHDILLLCPRRSTINAHPPSRTRRPSSGSFRRGAVVPVRAVADDGGESSSGKDDDDEEKPRKDDDEGTSSASASRRNREELERLVGAPDDDGFSGLDLATLIRKRYGRSYDVTLIRKQFMGRSLLAMNVMWKYREQRSFPLTEEEYLLRLDDVANTLRSWGAVAHVRNSLETTKDRPRIGKAVSIFIDVDSAGGGKRSDEWIYK, from the exons ATGGAAATATTCAG ACCAGACAAGtcgatccatccatccatccatcttgGGGTTGTCCGGTCCAGTCGACGTGATCGATCGAGCTCCATGATGAATGTGCTCTCCAGCGGCCACCCCCAGAACCTGCGCATGATCCATCACCACCATCAACACGACATTTTATTATTATGTCCACGGCGGAGCACCATCAACGCACATCCTCCTAGCCGCACGAGGAGGCCATCTTCAGGCTCCTTCCGCCGCGGCGCCGTCGTCCCGGTCAGGGCCGTCGCCGACGACGGCGGCGAATCCAGCAGCGGCaaagacgacgacgacgaagagaaGCCAAGAAAAGACGACGACGAG GGCAcgtcgtcggcgtcggcgtcgaggCGGAACCGGGAGGAGTTGGAGCGGCTGGTGGGGGCGCCGGACGACGACGGCTTCAGCGGGCTCGACCTGGCCACGCTCATCCGGAAGCGCTACGGCCGGAGCTACGACGTGACGCTCATCCGGAAGCAGTTCATGGGGCGGAGCCTGCTGGCGATGAACGTGATGTGGAAGTACCGGGAGCAGCGGTCCTTCCCGCTGACGGAGGAGGAGTACCTGCTCCGCCTCGACGACGTGGCCAACACGCTCCGCTCCTGGGGCGCCGTCGCCCACGTCCGCAACTCGCTCGAGACCACCAAGGACCGCCCCCGCATCGGCAAGGCCGTCAGCATCTTCATCGACGTCGACTCCGCCGGCGGCGGCAAGCGCTCCGACGAGTGGATCTACAAATGA
- the LOC109787261 gene encoding uncharacterized protein — MARLFTIISSFAVLLLLSDVGMAVETAPIALGDLGTAVETAPKAAVGDANVKRFCAETPYPDVCADMIARYDDECKGADDKKLAGMAALTTATLLLKASADASPGVQKQRYPDLTKADEECFETCYKELTNGGEKLDNLCTSKEGSDDIGMAQLPEIRSFIKENNGAHAQWNCDRCRPANDKKTPDDVSKKNDAEKAMAVLDVLVNKVTK, encoded by the coding sequence ATGGCGAGGCTATTCACCATCATCTCCTCCttcgccgtcctcctcctcctcagtgatgTGGGGATGGCGGTGGAGACCGCCCCCATAGCGCTCGGTGAtctggggacggcggtggagacCGCCCCCAAAGCGGCGGTCGGCGACGCCAACGTCAAAAGGTTTTGCGCCGAAACGCCCTACCCGGACGTCTGCGCCGACATGATCGCGCGCTACGATGACGAGTGCAAAGGCGCCGACGACAAGAAGCTGGCGGGGATGGCGGCGCTCACCACCGCCACCCTCCTTCTTAAAGCGTCCGCGGACGCGAGCCCGGGCGTTCAGAAGCAGCGCTACCCAGACCTGACCAAGGCCGACGAGGAATGCTTTGAAACCTGCTACAAGGAGCTGACCAATGGCGGAGAAAAACTCGACAATTTGTGCACGAGCAAAGAGGGCTCGGACGACATCGGCATGGCCCAGCTCCCCGAAATCCGCAGCTTCATCAAGGAGAACAACGGGGCGCATGCCCAGTGGAATTGCGATAGGTGTCGCCCTGCAAATGACAAGAAGACACCCGACGATGTCTCCAAGAAGAACGATGCCGAGAAGGCCATGGCTGTCCTGGATGTGCTCGTTAACAAAGTGACCAAATAA
- the LOC109787262 gene encoding uncharacterized protein — MARLFTTVSSSVFVVVVLLLLLLSEVSHAATAAAADGDDGDDDNPVVKKLCADTPFPELCASMITRYDESKGANEESLVGMAALTSAKLLLNATATASPAVQRDSHPGLSKADEICFETCFKELTNAAQTLDKLCVSKVQLPQIDNFIKFNKESHVEWNCERCRQGEAKMIADDVSKDNEAGKAMAVLEALVNKILTK; from the coding sequence ATGGCGAGGCTCTTCACCACCGTCTCCTCCtccgtcttcgtcgtcgtcgtcctcctcctcctcctcctcagtgaaGTCTCacacgccgccaccgccgccgccgccgacggaGACGACGGAGACGACGACAACCCCGTGGTCAAGAAGTTGTGCGCCGACACGCCCTTCCCGGAGCTCTGCGCCTCCATGATCACGCGCTACGACGAGAGCAAAGGCGCAAACGAGGAAAGCCTTGTGGGGATGGCGGCCCTCACCTCCGCCAAGCTCCTTCTTAATGCGACGGCCACCGCGAGCCCGGCGGTCCAGAGGGACAGCCACCCGGGCCTGAGCAAGGCCGACGAGATCTGCTTCGAAACCTGCTTCAAGGAGCTGACCAACGCCGCCCAGACACTCGACAAGCTGTGCGTAAGCAAGGTTCAGCTCCCCCAAATCGACAACTTCATCAAGTTCAACAAGGAGTCGCATGTCGAGTGGAACTGCGAGAGGTGTCGCCAAGGGGAAGCCAAGATGATAGCCGACGATGTCTCCAAGGACAACGAGGCCGGGAAGGCCATGGCTGTCCTGGAGGCGCTCGTCAACAAAATACTAaccaaataa
- the LOC109787312 gene encoding probable cytosolic oligopeptidase A produces MGPARQRSTLVLLALLLLLAAAMTPTLLTCASHLLSHSARRLARKPSPTPLRLLSLLPASSPLRAFCPRARPSPIACSAYSTASSAMADDTSSNPLLADFDFPPFDRVEPAHVRPGIRALLARLEGELEQLEKGVEPAWEKLVHPLERIVDRLDVVWNVVDHLKAVKDSADLRAAVEDVQPEKVKFYLRLGQSKPIYEAFNAIRNSSDWDSLSDARKRVVEGQIKDAVLGGVALEDEQREKFNQIQQELEKLSEKFSENVLDATKKFEKLITDKKEIDGLPASALGLAAQTAVSKGHENASAENGPWMITLDAPSFMAVMQHAKNRALREEVYRAYLTRASSGDLDNTDIISQILKLRLEKAKLLGYKNFAEVSMARKMATVDRVQELLEKIRAASWDHAVQDMEDLKAFVKDSGSAEANDLAHWDLNFWSERLRESKYDIDEEGLRPYFALPKVMDGLFSLANKLFGITVEAADGLAPVWNSDVKFYCVKDSSNSPVAYFYFDPYSRPSEKRGGAWMNVVFSRSSVLARHGSSVRLPVAHMVCNQMPPVGDKPSLMTFREVETVFHEFGHALQHMLTRQDEAFVAGISGIEWDAVELPSQFMENWCYHKNTLLSIAKHYETGEPLPEEIYAKLVAAKNFRAGTFSLRQIRFASVDMELHTTYDPSGPVSVYDVDRRVAEKTQVLAPLPEDRFLCGFSHIFAGGYAAGYYSYKWAEVLSADAFSAFEDVGLDNEKAIEETGRRFRETVLALGGGKSPLEVFVAFRGREPSPEPLLRHNGLLPVAA; encoded by the exons ATGGGCCCGGCACGTCAGCGCTCCACCCTCGtgctcctcgccctcctcctcctcctggcggCGGCCATGACTCCCACGCTCCTCACTTGCGCCTCCCACCTCCTCTCCCACTCCGCCCGCCGCCTCGCCCGGAAGCCCAGCCCTACCCCCCTccgcctcctctccctcctccccgcCTCCTCCCCGCTCCGCGCCTTCTGCCCCCGCGCCCGCCCCTCCCCAATCGCCTGCTCCGCCTACTCCACCGCCTCCTCCGCCATGGCGGACGACACCAGCAGCAACCCGCTCCTCGCCGACTTCGACTTCCCGCCCTTCGACCGCGTCGAGCCCGCGCACGTCCGCCCCGGGATCCGCGCGCTCCTCGCCCGCCTC GAGGGCGAGCTGGAGCAGCTGGAGAAGGGCGTGGAGCCGGCGTGGGAGAAGCTCGTCCACCCGCTCGAGCGCATCGTCGACAGGCTCGACGTCGTCTGGAACGTCGTCGACCACCTCAAGGCCGTCAAGGACTCCGCCGacctccgcgccgccgtcgagGACGTACAG CCCGAGAAAGTGAAGTTCTACCTGAGGCTGGGGCAGAGCAAGCCTATCTACGAGGCCTTCAACGCCATCAGGAATTCTTCAGACTGGGACAGCCTCAGCGACGCCCGCAAGCGTGTCGTCGAAG GCCAAATAAAGGACGCTGTTCTTGGTGGAGTTGCGCTTGAGGATGAGCAGAGGGAGAAATTCAATCAAATCCAACAA gaACTTGAAAAGCTGTCAGAGAAGTTCAGTGAAAATGTGCTGGATGCAACAAAGAAATTTGAGAAATTGATTACTGATAAGAAAGAAATCGATGGTTTACCTGCCTCAGCTCTTGGCTTGGCAGCACAGACTGCTGTTTCGAAG GGTCATGAAAATGCTTCAGCTGAAAATGGACCTTGGATGATCACACTAGACGCACCAAGCTTCATGGCTGTCATGCAACATGCTAAGAACAGGGCTCTTCGTGAAGAAGTATATCGTGCTTATCTAACCCGTGCATCAAGCGGCGATCTTGATAACACCGATATCATAAGTCAGATTCTCAAGTTGAGGCTAGAGAAGGCTAAACTACTTGGCTACAAGAACTTTGCTGAG GTAAGCATGGCTCGGAAAATGGCAACTGTTGACCGGGTGCAAGAGCTTCTTGAGAAAATCCGTGCTGCTTCCTGGGATCATGCTGTCCAAG ATATGGAAGACCTAAAAGCCTTTGTGAAAGATTCTGGTTCTGCAGAAGCCAATGATCTAGCACACTGGGATCTTAACTTCTGGAGTGAACGACTGCGGGAATCTAAATATGACATCGATGAG GAAGGGCTGCGTCCTTACTTTGCACTGCCTAAGGTTATGGATGGCCTCTTCAGTCTTGCGAATAAGCTCTTTGGAATAACCGTTGAAGCTGCAGATGGATTGGCTCCT GTTTGGAACAGTGACGTCAAATTTTATTGTGTCAAAGATTCTTCCAATAGCCCCGTTGCTTATTTTTACTTCGACCCATACTCAAGACCATCTGAAAAGCGTGGTGGGGCTTGGATGAATGTCGTCTTTTCTCGTAGTAGTGTGCTAGCTCGCCATGGGTCTTCTGTAAGGCTGCCTGTTGCCCATATGGTGTGTAATCAGATGCCGCCAGTTGGCGATAAGCCCAGTCTTATGACCTTCCGTGAG GTTGAAACCGTGTTCCATGAATTTGGTCACGCGCTGCAGCATATGCTTACCAGACAAGACGAAGCCTTTGTTGCTGGTATCAGTGGAATAGAATGGGATGCCGTAGAGTTACCCTCTCAGTTCATGGAAAACTGGTGCTACCACAA GAATACTCTTTTAAGCATTGCAAAGCATTATGAAACCGGTGAACCTCTTCCAGAGGAAATCTATGCTAAGCTTGTTGCTGCAAAGAATTTCCGTGCTGGCACCTTCAGTCTCCGTCAG ATACGTTTTGCAAGTGTGGATATGGAGCTGCATACAACTTATGATCCAAGTGGACCAGTGTCCGTGTATGATGTTGACCGAAGGGTTGCAGAAAAAACCCAGGTTCTCGCTCCTCTGCCAGAGGACAGATTCCTGTGTGGATTCAGCCACATTTTTGCAG GTGGCTATGCAGCTGGATACTACAGTTACAAG TGGGCTGAAGTACTATCAGCTGATGCATTCTCAGCATTTGAAGATGTTGGTCTGGATAATGAGAAG GCCATTGAGGAGACGGGCAGACGATTCAGAGAAACGGTTCTTGCACTTGGAGGTGGAAAATCTCCGCTCGAG GTTTTCGTTGCTTTCAGAGGACGGGAGCCGTCCCCGGAGCCACTGCTTAGGCACAATGGCCTGTTACCTGTGGCTGCGTAG
- the LOC109787313 gene encoding two-component response regulator ORR3 isoform X1, protein MSSTNPPSATSHVALTRHPLEHGCGLSEWRSRCRGTDSTSLKNGLLQASAPSIPLCCLCPMSTTVQEPPHVLAVDDSLVDRVVISRLLRSSKYRVTTVDSGKKALEVLSLGHESVQLIITDYCMPEMTGYDLLKRVKESAELRGIPVVIMSSENSPARIRRCLDEGAEEFLIKPVRPSDVSRLCNRAIAAMPMR, encoded by the exons ATGAGCAGTACCAATCCCCCTTCCGCGACCAGCCATGTTGCCCTCACACGCCATCCGCTGGAGCATGGATGCGGGCTCTCTGAATGGCGGTCCAGATGCAGAGGAACTGACTCCACGAGTTTAAAAAACGGGCTTCTTCAG GCATCGGCTCCATCCATCCCCTTGTGCTGCCTCTGCCCGATGTCGACGACGGTGCAGGAGCCGCCGCACGTCCTGGCGGTGGATGACAGCCTCGTCGACCGTGTCGTCATCTCCAGGCTCCTCCGCAGCTCCAAGTACAGAG TGACGACGGTGGACAGCGGGAAGAAGGCGCTGGAGGTGCTGAGCCTGGGCCACGAGAGCGTGCAGCTGATCATCACGGACTACTGCATGCCGGAGATGACCGGCTACGACCTGCTCAAGCGGGTCAAGGAGTCGGCGGAGCTGCGCGGCATCCCGGTGGTGATCATGTCGTCGGAGAACTCCCCCGCCAGGATCCGCAGGTGCCTCGACGAGGGCGCGGAGGAGTTCCTCATCAAGCCGGTGCGCCCCTCCGACGTCTCCCGCCTCTGCAACCGGGCCATCGCCGCCATGCCCATGCGGTAG
- the LOC109787313 gene encoding two-component response regulator ORR3 isoform X2: protein MSTTVQEPPHVLAVDDSLVDRVVISRLLRSSKYRVTTVDSGKKALEVLSLGHESVQLIITDYCMPEMTGYDLLKRVKESAELRGIPVVIMSSENSPARIRRCLDEGAEEFLIKPVRPSDVSRLCNRAIAAMPMR from the exons ATGTCGACGACGGTGCAGGAGCCGCCGCACGTCCTGGCGGTGGATGACAGCCTCGTCGACCGTGTCGTCATCTCCAGGCTCCTCCGCAGCTCCAAGTACAGAG TGACGACGGTGGACAGCGGGAAGAAGGCGCTGGAGGTGCTGAGCCTGGGCCACGAGAGCGTGCAGCTGATCATCACGGACTACTGCATGCCGGAGATGACCGGCTACGACCTGCTCAAGCGGGTCAAGGAGTCGGCGGAGCTGCGCGGCATCCCGGTGGTGATCATGTCGTCGGAGAACTCCCCCGCCAGGATCCGCAGGTGCCTCGACGAGGGCGCGGAGGAGTTCCTCATCAAGCCGGTGCGCCCCTCCGACGTCTCCCGCCTCTGCAACCGGGCCATCGCCGCCATGCCCATGCGGTAG